The following are from one region of the Ochotona princeps isolate mOchPri1 chromosome 15, mOchPri1.hap1, whole genome shotgun sequence genome:
- the APOF gene encoding apolipoprotein F has product MPTDHPSTLYPQSSSLGSLSCQTILPQSLPGFSHLAPLPKFLVGLALRNALENMGCLAEAQALQTQLYRWGGVKATRGLIQHLQGLQQADRSTHSQVSTEALVSALGLLALEQTGLGRVQRALPSEICENKREQGVYSLVRLLPTVGTFYNLGTALYYAAYNCSDKAHQRGQEGTLDLGYDLLMAMFGLSEGPMGLVISTALKPAIKTGVQRLIQYYYAEQEASTPWPESSIQGLGGILAMSDSEETKTPAPWDSKVAD; this is encoded by the coding sequence ATGCCGACAGACCACCCCTCAACCTTGTATCCCCAGTCGTCCTCCTTGGGTTCCTTGTCCTGCCAAACCATTCTGCCCCAATCCCTACCTGGCTTCAGTCACCTGGCGCCTCTCCCTAAATTCTTGGTTGGCCTGGCTCTAAGGAACGCCCTGGAGAACATGGGCTGCCTGGCTGAAGCCCAGGCCCTGCAAACACAGCTCTACCGCTGGGGTGGTGTGAAGGCCACCCGTGGCCTCATCCAGCATCTTCAAGGGCTCCAGCAAGCAGACCGAAGCACCCACAGCCAAGTCTCCACTGAAGCCCTGGTCTCTGCCCTGGGACTGTTGGCCCTGGAGCAGACAGGCCTGGGGCGGGTCCAGCGTGCCCTCCCCAGTGAGATCTGTGAGAACAAGCGGGAGCAAGGTGTGTACAGTCTGGTACGGCTGCTGCCCACAGTGGGAACCTTCTACAACCTGGGCACAGCTCTGTATTACGCTGCTTACAACTGCTCAGACAAGGCCCACCAGCGGGGCCAGGAAGGCACCCTGGATCTGGGCTATGATCTGCTGATGGCCATGTTCGGGCTGTCGGAAGGCCCCATGGGTCTAGTCATCAGTACTGCACTTAAGCCTGCAATCAAGACCGGGGTTCAGCGGCTGATCCAGTATTATTATGCTGAGCAAGAGGCCAGCACTCCTTGGCCTGAGAGCAGCATCCAGGGCTTGGGAGGTATCCTGGCTATGAGTGACTCAGAAGAAACAAAGACTCCTGCTCCTTGGGACTCCAAAGTGGCTGATTAG